One window of the Thamnophis elegans isolate rThaEle1 chromosome 6, rThaEle1.pri, whole genome shotgun sequence genome contains the following:
- the CHRNA10 gene encoding neuronal acetylcholine receptor subunit alpha-10, whose translation MSQAPEVRTFLLLGIALGFFGMPGCSGAPGKVAYQLLHRLFANYSSALRPAEDTERALNVTLQVTLSQIIDMDERNQILTAYLWIRQVWVDAYLSWDKEDYGGIDSIQIPSSYVWRPDIVLYNNADEQFTSSMETNVVIRCDGRIRWDSPAITKSSCKVDVSYFPFDGQQCPLTFGSWTYNGNQIDLLSMQETGDLTDFVENVEWEVLGMPAKRNVITYGCCSEPYPDVTYMLLLRRRASFYVFNLLLPCIMISFLAPLGFYLPADSGEKVSLGVTVLLALTVFQLLVAESMPPSENVPLIGKYYIATMTMITASTALTIFIMNIHHCGPGARPVPRWARKFILRYMARIFFVYEVGDSCKSTPQEPDPLPQEAEPEEQPPCPRRTCWCHQEGVLWNVEYIANCFREQKAASRRTGEWKKVAKVMDRFFMWTFFAMVAIMSVLVVGQAV comes from the exons ATGTCGCAGGCTCCCGAGGTTCGCACCTTCCTGCTTCTTGGGATCGCCCTGGGATTCTTCGGGATGCCAG GCTGCTCAGGAGCTCCGGGCAAGGTGGCCTACCAGCTGCTGCACCGGCTCTTTGCCAATTACTCCAGCGCTTTGCGGCCGGCAGAGGACACAGAGCGAGCACTCAACGTCACCCTTCAGGTCACCCTCTCCCAGATCATAGACATG GATGAGAGGAACCAAATCTTGACCGCTTACCTGTGGATCCGGCAGGTGTGGGTGGATGCTTACCTAAGCTGGGACAAGGAAGACTACGGTGGCATTGACAGCATCCAGATCCCCAGCAGCTACGTGTGGAGACCTGACATCGTCCTTTACAACAA TGCCGACGAGCAGTTCACCAGCTCCATGGAGACCAACGTGGTGATCCGCTGTGACGGGCGGATCAGGTGGGACTCGCCGGCCATCACCAAGAGCTCCTGCAAGGTGGACGTCTCCTATTTCCCCTTCGATGGGCAGCAGTGCCCCCTGACCTTCGGCTCCTGGACCTACAACGGCAACCAGATCGACCTGCTCAGCATGCAGGAGACGGGAGACCTGACGGACTTCGTGGAGAACGTGGAGTGGGAGGTTCTGGGGATGCCGGCCAAGAGGAATGTCATCACGTACGGCTGCTGCTCGGAACCCTATCCGGATGTCACCTACATGCTGCTGCTCAGGCGGAGGGCCTCCTTCTACGTCTTCAACCTTCTGCTGCCCTGCATCATGATCTCCTTCCTGGCCCCACTGGGCTTCTACCTTCCGGCAGACTCGGGCGAGAAGGTGTCCCTGGGGGTGACCGTTCTCCTGGCCCTCACCGTCTTCCAACTCCTGGTGGCCGAAAGCATGCCGCCCTCCGAGAACGTGCCCCTGATTG GGAAGTACTACATCGCCACCATGACGATGATCACGGCCTCCACCGCCTTGACCATCTTCATCATGAACATCCACCACTGTGGCCCCGGGGCCCGGCCCGTCCCCCGGTGGGCCCGCAAGTTTATTCTGCGGTACATGGCCCGCATCTTCTTCGTCTACGAAGTCGGGGACAGCTGCAAGAGCACCCCACAAGAGCCGGACCCACTCCCCCAA GAGGCGGAGCCTGAGGAACAGCCCCCTTGCCCCCGAAGGACCTGCTGGTGCCACCAGGAGGGTGTCCTGTGGAACGTCGAGTACATCGCCAACTGCTTCCGAGAGCAGAAGGCCGCTTCCAGACGGACGGGGGAGTGGAAGAAGGTGGCCAAGGTGATGGACCGTTTCTTCATGTGGACCTTCTTTGCTATGGTGGCCATCATGAGTGTCCTGGTCGTGGGCCAAGCTGTGTGA